One window from the genome of Pelecanus crispus isolate bPelCri1 chromosome 13, bPelCri1.pri, whole genome shotgun sequence encodes:
- the P2RY4 gene encoding P2Y purinoceptor 4: protein MATSVRTFPVALWTPTPAPWPGGNTTAETKCVFNEEFKFILLPVSYSIVFVVGLPLNSWALWMFISRMRPWNATTTYMFNLAVSDTLYVLSLPTLVYYYADRNNWPFGKWLCKVVRFLFYANLYSSILFLTCISVHRYLGICHPIRSLKWVNTKHARIICMGAWLVVTICLIPNIIFVTTSSKGNSTLCHDTTKPEDFDHYVHYSSSVMALLFGVPFLVTVLCYCLMAKRLSKSSFSSPGHRMPSYKKRSIKMIIVVLTVFAICFVPFHITRTIYYTSRYVQADCQTLNIINLSYKITRPLASINSCLDPILYFMAGDKYRGRLRRGPAQRLQPTPMCNLALVSPSMDNVAGGSHAASDTRGTGTAWSGGGC, encoded by the coding sequence ATGGCCACTTCAGTGAGGACGTTCCCAGTTGCCCTGTGGACACCAACGCCGGCTCCCTGGCCAGGAGGAAACACCACCGCGGAGACAAAGTGTGTCTTCAACGAGGAGTTCAAGTTCATCCTTCTGCCCGTCTCCTACAGCATTGTCTTCGTGGTGGGGCTGCCCCTCAACTCCTGGGCCCTGTGGATGTTCATCTCCAGGATGAGGCCTTGGAACGCCACCACCACCTACATGTTCAACCTGGCCGTCTCCGACACGCTCTatgtcctctccctccccaccctggtCTACTATTATGCCGACCGCAACAACTGGCCCTTTGGGAAATGGCTCTGCAAGGTCGTGCGCTTCCTCTTCTACGCTAATCTCTACAGCAGCATCCTCTTCCTGACGTGTATCAGCGTCCACCGCTACCTGGGCATCTGCCACCCCATCCGCTCCCTGAAGTGGGTGAACACCAAGCACGCCCGCATCATTTGTATGGGTGCCTGGCTTGTCGTCACCATCTGCCTCATACCCAACATCATTTTTGTCACCACCAGCTCCAAGGGCAACAGTACCCTGTGCCACGACACCACCAAGCCTGAGGATTTTGACCATTACGTGCACTACAGCTCCTCCGTCATGGCCCTCCTCTTCGGGGTCCCCTTCCTGGTGACTGTCCTGTGCTACTGCCTGATGGCCAAGAGACTCAGCAAGTCCAGCTTCTCCAGCCCCGGCCACCGAATGCCCTCCTACAAGAAGCGCTCCATCAAGATGATCATCGTCGTGCTCACTGTCTTTGCCATCTGCTTTGTGCCCTTCCACATCACCCGGACCATCTACTACACCTCCCGCTACGTCCAAGCTGACTGCCAGACCCTCAACATCATCAACCTCAGCTACAAGATCACGCGGCCCCTGGCCAGCATCAACAGCTGCCTCGACCCCATCTTGTACTTCATGGCTGGGGACAAGTACCGGGGTCGGCTGCGCCGGGGGCCAGCCCAGCGCCTCCAGCCCACACCCATGTGCAACCTGGCCCTGGTATCCCCCTCCATGGACAACGTCGCGGGTGGTAGCCACGCTGCCAGTGACACCCGAGGGACGGGGACAGCATGGAGTGGAGGCGGGTGCTGA
- the LOC104034730 gene encoding diacylglycerol O-acyltransferase 2-like translates to MKTIIAACSQNLSGSRASIQTALRTLLAAPWPSQRDVRSWLQLLSVLQWVLSFLLLGTVSLLLLIYLVFTSFWPISALYLAWIIFDWDTPEKGGRRLPCLRRWPVWKHFRDYFPVKLVKTHDLSPSHNYIIGSHPHGILCVGAFCNFITGSTGFGEMFPGIRPFLTTLAGNFRLPVFREYLMSGGLCPVTRRAIGYLLSKNGTGNAVAIVIGGAAESLSCHPGVTTLILKNRKGFIRMALQHGAYLVPSFSFGENDLFRQVVFEEGSWMRSIQQRFQKMMGFAPCVFYGRGLTSVQSWGFLPYPRPITTVVGEPVTVPKIEDPSCETVDMYHEMYVRSLLKLFNENKTKYGLSETDELHIL, encoded by the exons GCAGCCGCGCCAGCATCCAGACCGCCCTGCGCACCCTGCTCGCAGCACCCTGGCCCTCGCAGCGGGACGTCCGCTcctggctccagctcctctccGTCCTGCAGTGGGTGCTCAGTTTCCTTTTACTGG GAACCGTCAGCCTGCTGCTCCTCATCTACCTGGTGTTCACCAGCTTCTGGCCCATCTCCGCGCTCTATCTGGCCTGGATCATCTTCGACTGGGACACGCCGGAGAAAG GTGGCAGGAGGCTGCCGTGCCTGCGGCGATGGCCCGTATGGAAGCACTTTCGGGATTATTTCCCTGTGAAG CTGGTGAAGACGCATGACCTGTCCCCCAGCCACAACTACATCATCGGCTCCCACCCCCACGGCATCCTCTGCGTCGGCGCTTTCTGCAACTTCATCACGGGCTCGACGGGCTTCGGGGAGATGTTCCCGGGCATCCGGCCCTTCCTCACCACCCTGGCCGGCAACTTTCGCCTGCCCGTCTTCAGGGAGTACCTGATGAGCGGGG GCCTGTGCCCGGTGACACGCCGCGCCATCGGGTACCTGCTGTCCAAGAACGGCACCGGCAACGCGGTGGCCATCGTCATCGGCGGCGCGGCCGAGTCGCTCTCCTGCCATCCCGGCGTCACCACGCTCATCCTGAAGAACCGCAAGGGCTTCATCCGCATGGCTCTGCAGCATGG GGCCTACCTCgtcccctccttctcctttgGGGAGAACGACCTCTTCCGACAGGTGGTCTTCGAGGAGGGCAGCTGGATGAGGAGCATCCAGCAGCGCTTCCAGAAGATGATGGGCTTCGCTCCCTGTGTCTTCTATGGCCGGGGTCTCACCTCCGTCCAGTCCTGGGGCTTCCTCCCCTACCCCAGACCCATCACCACCGTGG TGGGAGAGCCGGTGACGGTGCCCAAGATCGAGGACCCGAGCTGTGAGACAGTGGACATGTACCACGAGATGTACGTCCGCTCCCTGCTCAAGCTCTTCAACGAGAACAAGACCAAGTATGGGCTGTCGGAGACAGACGAGCTGCACATCCTCTGA